The following coding sequences are from one Streptomyces venezuelae window:
- a CDS encoding acetolactate synthase large subunit gives MTEQATGAHHPQPRPRSSGQQSAPVEHVTGAQSLIRSLEEVGADTVFGIPGGAILPAYDPMMDSTRVRHVLVRHEQGAGHAATGYAQATGKVGVCMATSGPGATNLVTPIADAHMDSVPMVAITGQVASKAIGTDAFQEADIVGITMPITKHNFLVTKAEDIPRTIAEAFHIASTGRPGPVLVDIAKDALQAQTTFSWPPQQDLPGYRPVTKPHAKQIREAAKLITAAKRPVLYVGGGVIKAGATAELKVLAELTGAPVTTTLMALGAFPDSHPLHVGMPGMHGAVTAVTALQKADLIVALGARFDDRVTGKLDSFAPYAKIVHADIDPAEIGKNRAADVPIVGDAREVIADLVQAVQAEHTEGHTGDYAAWWADLNRWRDTYPLGYTQPEDGSLSPQHVIERVGQLAPEGTIFAAGVGQHQMWAAHFIEYEKPATWLNSGGAGTMGYAVPAAMGAKAGRPDRTVWAIDGDGCFQMTNQELTTCALNNIPIKVAIINNGALGMVRQWQTLFYNQRYSNTVLHSGPEDIGPNKGTRVPDFVKLSEAMGCVALRCERPEDLDKVIAEANAINDRPVVVDFIVHEDAQVWPMVAAGTSNDEVMAARGVRPDFGDNEDD, from the coding sequence ATGACCGAGCAGGCCACCGGGGCCCACCATCCGCAGCCGCGGCCCCGATCCTCAGGACAGCAGTCCGCCCCCGTCGAGCACGTCACGGGTGCGCAGTCCCTCATTCGTTCTCTCGAGGAAGTCGGGGCCGACACGGTGTTCGGCATTCCGGGCGGCGCCATCCTCCCCGCGTACGACCCGATGATGGACTCCACCCGGGTGCGGCACGTCCTGGTCCGGCACGAGCAGGGCGCCGGTCACGCCGCGACCGGCTACGCGCAGGCCACCGGCAAGGTCGGCGTCTGCATGGCGACGAGCGGCCCCGGCGCCACCAACCTGGTCACCCCGATCGCCGACGCCCACATGGACTCCGTCCCGATGGTCGCGATCACCGGCCAGGTGGCCTCCAAGGCCATCGGCACGGACGCCTTCCAGGAGGCGGACATCGTCGGCATCACGATGCCGATCACCAAGCACAACTTCCTGGTCACCAAGGCCGAGGACATCCCGCGCACCATCGCCGAGGCCTTCCACATCGCCTCGACCGGACGCCCGGGACCCGTCCTCGTGGACATCGCCAAGGACGCCCTCCAGGCGCAGACGACGTTCTCCTGGCCGCCGCAGCAGGACCTGCCCGGCTACCGCCCGGTGACCAAGCCGCACGCCAAGCAGATCCGCGAGGCCGCCAAGCTGATCACCGCCGCCAAGCGGCCGGTGCTCTACGTCGGCGGCGGTGTCATCAAGGCCGGGGCCACCGCGGAGCTGAAGGTCCTCGCCGAACTCACCGGAGCGCCCGTCACCACCACACTGATGGCGCTCGGCGCATTCCCCGACAGCCACCCGCTGCACGTGGGAATGCCGGGCATGCACGGTGCGGTCACCGCCGTCACCGCGCTGCAGAAGGCCGACCTGATCGTCGCCCTCGGAGCCCGCTTCGACGACCGCGTCACCGGCAAGCTGGACAGCTTCGCGCCGTACGCGAAGATCGTCCACGCCGACATCGACCCGGCCGAGATCGGCAAGAACCGCGCCGCCGACGTGCCGATCGTCGGCGACGCCCGCGAGGTCATCGCCGACCTCGTCCAGGCCGTCCAGGCCGAGCACACCGAGGGCCACACGGGTGACTACGCCGCCTGGTGGGCCGACCTCAACCGCTGGCGCGACACCTACCCGCTGGGCTACACGCAGCCCGAGGACGGCTCGCTCTCGCCGCAGCACGTCATCGAGCGCGTCGGACAGCTCGCCCCGGAGGGCACGATCTTCGCGGCGGGCGTCGGCCAGCACCAGATGTGGGCCGCGCACTTCATCGAGTACGAGAAGCCCGCCACCTGGCTCAACTCCGGCGGCGCCGGAACGATGGGCTACGCGGTCCCGGCCGCGATGGGCGCCAAGGCCGGGCGGCCCGACCGCACGGTCTGGGCGATCGACGGCGACGGCTGCTTCCAGATGACCAATCAGGAGCTCACCACCTGCGCCCTGAACAACATCCCGATCAAGGTCGCCATCATCAACAACGGCGCCCTCGGGATGGTCCGCCAGTGGCAGACGCTGTTCTACAACCAGCGGTACTCCAACACGGTGCTGCACAGCGGTCCCGAGGACATCGGCCCCAACAAGGGCACCCGCGTCCCGGACTTCGTGAAGCTGTCGGAGGCCATGGGCTGCGTGGCGCTGCGCTGCGAGCGCCCCGAGGACCTCGACAAGGTCATCGCCGAGGCCAACGCCATCAACGACCGGCCCGTCGTCGTCGACTTCATCGTCCACGAGGACGCCCAGGTGTGGCCGATGGTCGCCGCCGGCACCTCGAACGACGAGGTCATGGCAGCCCGGGGCGTCCGCCCCGACTTCGGCGACAACGAAGACGACTGA
- the ilvN gene encoding acetolactate synthase small subunit yields MSTKHTLSVLVENTPGILARIAALFSRRGFNIDSLAVGVTEHPDISRITIVVNVEDLPLEQVTKQLNKLVNVLKIVELEPGAAVARELVLAKVRADNETRSQIVEIVQLFRAKTVDVSPEAVTIEATGSSDKLEAMLKMLEPFGIKELVQSGTIAIGRGSRSITDRSLRALDRSA; encoded by the coding sequence ATGTCCACCAAGCACACGCTCTCCGTCCTGGTCGAGAACACCCCCGGCATCCTCGCCCGGATCGCCGCCCTGTTCTCCCGCCGCGGCTTCAACATCGACTCGCTCGCCGTGGGCGTCACCGAGCACCCCGACATCTCGCGCATCACCATCGTCGTGAACGTCGAGGACCTGCCGCTCGAACAGGTCACGAAGCAGCTCAACAAGCTCGTCAACGTCCTGAAGATCGTCGAACTGGAGCCGGGCGCCGCGGTCGCCCGCGAACTCGTCCTGGCGAAGGTCCGCGCCGACAACGAGACCCGCTCCCAGATCGTCGAGATCGTCCAGCTGTTCCGCGCCAAGACCGTGGACGTCTCCCCGGAGGCCGTCACCATCGAGGCGACCGGCAGCAGCGACAAGCTGGAGGCCATGCTCAAGATGCTGGAGCCCTTCGGCATCAAGGAGCTCGTCCAGTCCGGCACGATCGCCATCGGCCGCGGCTCCCGCTCCATCACCGACCGCAGCCTGCGGGCGCTCGACCGCAGCGCCTGA
- the ilvC gene encoding ketol-acid reductoisomerase, with translation MAELFYDADADLSIIQGRKVAVIGYGSQGHAHALSLRDSGVDVRVGLHEGSKSKTKAEEQGLRVVTPAEAAAEADVIMILVPDPIQAKVYEESIKDNLKDGDALFFGHGLNIRYGFIKAPEGVDVCMVAPKGPGHLVRRQYEEGRGVPCIAAVEQDATGKGFELALSYAKGIGGTRAGVIKTTFTEETETDLFGEQAVLCGGTAALVKAGFETLTEAGYQPEIAYFECLHELKLIVDLMYEGGLEKMRWSVSETAEWGDYITGPRIITDATKAEMKKVLAEIQDGTFAKNWMDEYHGGLKRYNEYKTQDENHLLETTGKELRKLMSWVNDDDA, from the coding sequence GTGGCCGAGCTGTTCTACGACGCCGACGCCGACCTGTCCATCATCCAGGGCCGCAAGGTCGCGGTCATCGGTTACGGCAGCCAGGGCCACGCCCACGCGCTGTCGCTCCGTGACTCGGGTGTCGACGTCCGCGTCGGTCTGCACGAGGGCTCCAAGTCGAAGACGAAGGCCGAGGAGCAGGGCCTGCGCGTCGTCACCCCCGCCGAGGCGGCGGCCGAGGCCGACGTCATCATGATCCTGGTGCCGGACCCGATCCAGGCCAAGGTCTACGAGGAGTCCATCAAGGACAACCTCAAGGACGGCGACGCCCTGTTCTTCGGCCACGGCCTGAACATCCGCTACGGCTTCATCAAGGCCCCCGAGGGCGTCGACGTCTGCATGGTCGCCCCCAAGGGTCCGGGCCACCTGGTCCGCCGTCAGTACGAGGAGGGCCGCGGCGTCCCGTGCATCGCGGCCGTCGAGCAGGACGCCACCGGCAAGGGCTTCGAGCTGGCGCTCTCGTACGCCAAGGGCATCGGCGGCACGCGTGCGGGCGTCATCAAGACGACCTTCACCGAGGAGACCGAGACCGACCTGTTCGGCGAGCAGGCCGTGCTCTGCGGCGGCACCGCCGCGCTGGTCAAGGCGGGCTTCGAGACCCTGACCGAGGCGGGCTACCAGCCGGAGATCGCGTACTTCGAGTGCCTCCACGAGCTGAAGCTGATCGTGGACCTCATGTACGAGGGCGGCCTGGAGAAGATGCGCTGGTCCGTCTCCGAGACCGCCGAGTGGGGCGACTACATCACCGGCCCGCGGATCATCACGGACGCCACCAAGGCCGAGATGAAGAAGGTCCTCGCCGAGATCCAGGACGGCACGTTCGCCAAGAACTGGATGGACGAGTACCACGGCGGTCTGAAGAGGTACAACGAGTACAAGACCCAGGACGAGAACCACCTCCTGGAGACCACCGGCAAGGAGCTGCGCAAGCTCATGAGCTGGGTCAACGACGACGACGCGTAA
- a CDS encoding putative bifunctional diguanylate cyclase/phosphodiesterase yields MNARVTSTPVLDGGVAALPPRIPLARRPLPGGRGVVSQLALLLLCGAYATGSALGWGSERLALIMGDFGLSVAAAAAAVSCFRYSRTRRSRFRPAWLLFALSSAMAAFGNGVWGWYEVVLDRPVPSPGLADLFFLCFAPPAIIGLLVLAKRPVTKAGWGCLALDSWLIGGSLLTLSWSLALAHTAQFEGQSVAYAALSLAYPLLDIALVSMVLALHFRRSSANRSAVNTAIGALALTVMCDALFTSPLLHTSYRSGQMLDAGWFAGSLLLAYAPWAAPWHVREGLGTGRARVPYDSEPEDPVPATRPIAGSLAALTPYLAAAVCTLGILYNVLNGRSVDRVVLLTAGTVVLALVVRQGIMLLDNITLTQELAQKENHFRSLVQGSSDVIMIAAPNGILHYVSPAASGVYGRDAEELVGSELASLMHPEDLGRVVHEVRRFLAANPVEEPTTRIECRFKSGDGDWLNVESTVNRHQGGLIFNSRDVTERVRLQAQLQHNAEHDPLTDLPNRALFTRRVSQALTGRRVTDRGTAVLFIDLDGFKAVNDTIGHQAGDELLIQAARRLQEAVRSGDTASRLGGDEFAALIVGDGTRDQAAREQHIYELADRLRITLSQPYAIDGNDVRVAASIGVAFAEPGIGAGELLRNADLAMYRAKAAGKGRVELYAPQMQADVVRKAELATRLRAALHDGEFALLHQPVVCLDDGRITAVAAQARWRSAQGVLFTPAEFLRVADSKEGQDKRAAELGRWTFEKAVEQAAERGRTGHAVPVAVRMSARRLLDRSMPLGSIEALLTRHGLPSGALVIELAETDPRVSLDDLERRLAALRRLGVRIALDGFGSGYAAITALRRLPIDVLKLDRGLVEGVVESARLHKITSGLLRIAGDLGLDSVADGVDLPEQVVALRAMGCTHGQGMAFAGPLDEYRLRRALTMGEYPVPHGPAEPVLAGGRPAAYAGGSAAAYGGPAGAFAGGASPYAVGPPGAYAGGPPGTLTGGPAAYARSHNETPVPPT; encoded by the coding sequence GTGAACGCCCGCGTGACCTCCACCCCCGTCCTCGACGGAGGGGTGGCGGCGCTGCCGCCCAGGATCCCGCTGGCCCGGCGTCCGCTGCCCGGAGGTCGAGGCGTCGTCTCCCAGCTGGCGCTGCTGCTGCTCTGCGGGGCGTACGCCACCGGATCGGCCCTCGGCTGGGGATCCGAACGGCTGGCCCTGATCATGGGCGACTTCGGCCTGAGCGTCGCCGCGGCCGCCGCCGCGGTCTCCTGCTTCCGCTACTCACGCACCCGGCGAAGCCGCTTTCGACCCGCATGGCTGCTCTTCGCGCTCTCCTCCGCGATGGCGGCCTTCGGCAACGGCGTCTGGGGCTGGTACGAGGTCGTCCTCGACCGCCCCGTCCCCAGTCCGGGCCTCGCCGACCTGTTCTTCCTCTGCTTCGCGCCGCCCGCCATCATCGGGCTTCTCGTGCTCGCCAAACGCCCGGTGACCAAAGCGGGTTGGGGGTGCCTGGCGCTCGACTCGTGGCTGATCGGGGGTTCGCTCCTCACCCTCTCATGGAGTCTCGCGCTCGCGCACACCGCGCAGTTCGAGGGCCAGAGCGTCGCGTACGCCGCGCTTTCGCTCGCGTACCCCCTGCTCGACATCGCGCTGGTCAGCATGGTCCTGGCGCTGCACTTCAGGCGGTCGTCCGCCAACCGCTCCGCGGTGAACACCGCGATCGGCGCGCTCGCCCTGACCGTGATGTGCGACGCGCTGTTCACCTCACCGCTGCTGCACACCAGTTACCGCTCGGGCCAGATGCTGGACGCCGGCTGGTTCGCGGGCTCGCTCCTCCTCGCGTACGCCCCGTGGGCCGCGCCATGGCACGTGCGCGAAGGGCTCGGCACGGGCCGCGCGCGCGTGCCGTACGACAGCGAGCCCGAGGACCCGGTCCCCGCCACCCGTCCGATCGCCGGATCGCTGGCCGCCCTCACGCCCTATCTGGCCGCCGCCGTCTGCACGTTGGGGATCCTCTACAACGTGCTGAACGGCCGCAGTGTGGACCGCGTCGTGCTCCTCACCGCGGGCACCGTCGTCCTCGCACTCGTGGTGCGCCAGGGCATCATGCTCCTGGACAACATCACGCTCACCCAGGAACTGGCCCAGAAGGAGAACCACTTCAGGTCCCTGGTCCAGGGCTCCAGCGACGTCATCATGATCGCCGCACCGAACGGCATCCTGCACTACGTGAGCCCGGCCGCCTCCGGGGTCTACGGCAGGGACGCGGAGGAGCTCGTGGGTTCCGAACTCGCCTCCCTCATGCACCCCGAGGACCTCGGGCGCGTCGTCCACGAAGTGCGCAGGTTCCTCGCCGCCAACCCCGTCGAGGAACCCACCACCCGCATCGAGTGCCGCTTCAAGTCCGGCGACGGCGACTGGCTGAACGTGGAGTCCACCGTCAACCGCCACCAGGGCGGACTCATCTTCAACAGCAGAGACGTCACCGAACGGGTGCGGCTCCAGGCCCAGTTGCAGCACAACGCCGAGCACGACCCGCTCACCGACCTGCCCAACCGCGCCCTGTTCACCCGGCGCGTGAGCCAGGCGCTGACCGGCCGAAGAGTCACCGACCGCGGCACGGCCGTGCTCTTCATCGACCTCGACGGCTTCAAGGCCGTCAACGACACCATCGGACACCAGGCCGGGGACGAGCTCCTCATCCAGGCCGCACGCAGACTCCAGGAGGCGGTGCGTTCGGGCGACACCGCCTCCCGGCTCGGCGGCGATGAGTTCGCGGCCCTCATCGTCGGCGACGGGACCCGGGACCAGGCCGCGAGAGAACAGCACATCTACGAACTCGCCGACCGGCTCAGAATCACCCTGTCCCAGCCGTACGCCATCGACGGCAACGACGTGCGCGTGGCGGCGTCCATCGGCGTGGCCTTCGCCGAACCGGGCATCGGCGCGGGGGAACTGCTCCGCAACGCCGACCTCGCGATGTACCGGGCCAAGGCCGCGGGCAAGGGGCGCGTCGAGCTGTACGCACCCCAGATGCAGGCCGACGTCGTCCGCAAGGCGGAGCTCGCCACCCGGCTGCGCGCCGCACTGCACGACGGCGAGTTCGCGCTGCTCCACCAGCCCGTCGTCTGCCTGGACGACGGCCGGATCACGGCGGTCGCGGCCCAGGCACGCTGGCGCTCGGCGCAGGGCGTCCTCTTCACGCCCGCCGAGTTCCTGCGGGTCGCCGACTCCAAGGAAGGCCAGGACAAGCGGGCCGCCGAGCTGGGCCGCTGGACGTTCGAGAAGGCCGTGGAGCAGGCCGCCGAGCGCGGCAGGACCGGGCACGCCGTGCCCGTCGCCGTCCGGATGAGCGCGCGCCGCCTCCTGGACCGCTCCATGCCGCTGGGCTCCATCGAGGCGCTCCTGACCCGCCACGGGCTGCCCTCCGGCGCGCTCGTCATCGAGCTCGCCGAGACCGACCCGCGAGTCTCCCTCGACGATCTGGAGCGCCGGCTGGCCGCCCTGCGCAGGCTCGGGGTGCGCATCGCGCTCGACGGGTTCGGCAGCGGGTACGCGGCGATCACGGCCCTGCGACGGCTCCCCATCGATGTACTGAAGCTGGACCGCGGCCTCGTCGAGGGCGTAGTCGAGTCCGCGCGGCTGCACAAGATCACTTCCGGACTGCTGCGCATCGCGGGCGACCTGGGCCTCGACTCGGTGGCCGACGGCGTCGACCTGCCCGAGCAGGTCGTGGCCCTGCGCGCGATGGGCTGCACGCACGGACAGGGCATGGCGTTCGCCGGACCGCTCGACGAGTACCGGCTGCGCCGGGCGCTCACCATGGGCGAGTACCCGGTGCCGCACGGCCCGGCCGAACCGGTGCTCGCGGGCGGCCGTCCCGCGGCGTACGCGGGCGGCTCGGCGGCGGCGTACGGCGGGCCGGCCGGAGCGTTCGCGGGCGGCGCGTCCCCGTACGCGGTCGGGCCTCCCGGAGCGTACGCGGGGGGCCCTCCGGGGACGCTCACGGGCGGCCCCGCGGCCTATGCGCGTTCACATAATGAGACCCCCGTCCCACCTACTTGA
- a CDS encoding 2-hydroxyacid dehydrogenase — MTTDVWLPFEAHEIQGLPGAADAGLTYRYWDGGPEFPADPADCVFYVVPYMKGTEIAVRPLSAMTSLRVVQTLTAGIDHVEPGIKFLAPGVELCNARGVHEASTAELALTLVLASLRGIPRFVEGQRQEEWRAGFYPALADRSVLIVGYGSIGSAIEDRLTPFECARVARVARSARATERGPVHPLAELPSLLPQADVVILSTPLTEATRGLVGADFLARMKDGALLVNVARGPVVDTKALLAELESGRITAALDVTDPEPLPAGHPLWHAPGALVSPHVGGSSSAFLPRAKRLLAAQLTRHVAGQPLDNVVLTTGS; from the coding sequence ATGACGACAGATGTATGGCTTCCGTTCGAGGCGCACGAGATCCAGGGCCTGCCCGGGGCCGCCGACGCCGGGCTCACCTACCGTTACTGGGACGGCGGCCCGGAGTTCCCCGCGGACCCGGCCGACTGCGTCTTCTATGTGGTGCCCTACATGAAGGGCACGGAGATCGCGGTACGTCCCCTGTCCGCCATGACGTCCTTGCGCGTCGTACAGACACTGACCGCGGGCATCGATCACGTGGAGCCGGGCATCAAGTTCCTCGCGCCCGGCGTGGAACTGTGCAACGCCCGCGGGGTCCACGAGGCGAGCACCGCGGAGCTCGCGCTGACCCTGGTCCTCGCCTCGCTGCGCGGCATCCCGCGCTTCGTGGAGGGGCAGCGGCAGGAGGAGTGGCGGGCCGGTTTCTACCCGGCGCTCGCCGACAGATCCGTGCTCATCGTCGGATACGGATCGATCGGCTCCGCCATCGAGGACCGGCTCACCCCCTTCGAGTGCGCGCGGGTGGCGCGCGTCGCGCGCTCTGCCCGTGCCACGGAGCGCGGCCCCGTGCACCCGCTCGCCGAGCTGCCGTCCCTGCTGCCCCAGGCGGATGTCGTCATCCTTTCGACACCGCTCACCGAGGCCACGCGCGGGCTGGTGGGAGCGGACTTCCTGGCCCGCATGAAGGACGGCGCGCTGCTCGTGAACGTGGCCCGCGGACCCGTCGTCGACACCAAGGCGCTCCTCGCCGAACTGGAGTCCGGCCGCATCACCGCCGCGCTCGACGTGACCGACCCCGAACCGCTGCCCGCAGGTCACCCGCTGTGGCACGCTCCAGGAGCGTTGGTCAGCCCGCACGTGGGCGGCTCGTCCTCCGCGTTCCTGCCCCGTGCCAAACGCCTGCTGGCCGCCCAGCTGACCAGGCACGTGGCCGGACAGCCCCTGGACAACGTGGTGCTGACGACGGGCAGTTGA